In Flavobacteriaceae bacterium, the following proteins share a genomic window:
- a CDS encoding 2-oxoglutarate dehydrogenase E1 component, translating to MDKYSFLNAAHTSFFSELYEQYLRSPDSVEPSWRAFFQGYDFGSDSYQIDDETIEGVNTQIPEQVQKEFQVVKLIDNYRSRGHLFTKTNPVRERRKYEPSLAIEEFGLSVADLDTVFSAGDILGIGSQTLREIISHLEKIYCSSIGVEYMYIREPKEILWIQNKLNINDNQPSFSIEQKKHILKKLNEAVSFESFLHTKYVGQKRFSLEGGESLIPALDAVIEKAAEYGVKEFVMGMAHRGRLNTLINIFGKSAKDVFSEFDGKDYEQEVFDGDVKYHLGWTSDRLTDSGKKINLNIAPNPSHLETVGAVVEGITRAKQDKNDSSPSEVLPIVVHGDAAIAGQGLVYEVVQMAQLDGYKTSGTIHIVINNQIGFTTNYLDARSSTYCTDVGKVTLSPVLHVNADDAEAVVHAITFALDFRMEFKRDVFIDLLGYRKYGHNEGDEPRFTQPKLYKAISKHSNPRDIYAEKLLAENVIDNNYVLELEKTYKASLEEKLEDSRKEDKTVITPFMQDAWQGFNLADENVMVNDVDTTYSKEKLSKITDVISTLPSDKKFIRKIERLIQSRKKMYDEDKLDWAMAEHLAYGSLLEEGFNVRISGQDVERGTFSHRHAVVKVEDSEEEVILLENVSDTQGQFSIYNSLLSEYGVVGFDYGYAMASPNTLTIWEAQFGDFGNGAQIMLDQYISSAEDKWKLQNGLVMLLPHGYEGQGAEHSSGRMERYLQLCAKDNMFVADCSTPANMFHLLRKQMKADYRKPLIVFTPKSLLRHPKVVSSVSEFANGSFQTVIDDATAKISNIKTLVFVTGKFYYDLLEEQEKLERQDVALVRIEQLFPLPVDAIQDILKKYKNANDIVWAQEEPRNMGAYSHILMHLEVAKNFRPATRRAYGAPAAGSSTRSKIRHQEVIDYVFDSTKNNQRY from the coding sequence ATGGACAAATATTCTTTTTTAAACGCAGCTCATACTTCATTTTTTTCAGAATTATATGAGCAATATTTAAGAAGTCCTGACTCAGTAGAACCGAGTTGGAGGGCTTTTTTTCAAGGCTATGATTTTGGTAGTGATAGTTACCAAATAGATGATGAAACTATAGAAGGCGTAAATACACAAATTCCAGAACAAGTTCAGAAGGAATTTCAAGTTGTTAAATTAATAGATAATTATAGAAGTCGTGGACATCTATTTACTAAAACAAATCCAGTTCGCGAACGTAGGAAATATGAACCATCGTTAGCTATTGAAGAATTTGGATTGTCTGTAGCCGATCTAGATACAGTATTTTCTGCTGGAGACATCTTAGGTATTGGCTCGCAAACACTTCGTGAAATTATTAGTCATTTAGAGAAAATTTATTGTAGCTCTATCGGGGTTGAATATATGTATATAAGAGAGCCAAAAGAAATTCTCTGGATTCAAAATAAACTTAATATTAACGATAATCAGCCTAGTTTTTCAATAGAACAAAAAAAACATATTCTTAAAAAACTTAATGAAGCTGTTTCTTTTGAATCGTTCTTACACACAAAATATGTAGGTCAAAAACGATTTTCATTAGAAGGAGGAGAATCTTTAATTCCAGCACTAGATGCTGTTATAGAAAAAGCTGCTGAATATGGAGTTAAGGAATTTGTTATGGGAATGGCTCATCGTGGCCGTTTAAATACATTGATAAATATTTTTGGTAAATCTGCTAAAGATGTATTTAGTGAGTTTGATGGTAAGGATTATGAACAGGAAGTTTTTGATGGTGATGTGAAATATCATTTAGGCTGGACGAGTGATCGTTTAACTGATTCTGGTAAGAAAATAAATTTAAATATAGCTCCTAATCCTTCACATTTAGAAACTGTAGGTGCAGTTGTTGAAGGAATTACAAGAGCAAAACAAGATAAAAACGATTCAAGCCCATCTGAAGTATTACCAATTGTAGTACATGGAGATGCTGCAATTGCTGGTCAAGGTTTAGTATATGAAGTTGTGCAAATGGCACAATTAGATGGTTATAAAACTAGTGGTACAATTCATATAGTAATAAATAACCAAATTGGGTTTACCACTAATTATTTAGATGCGCGTTCAAGTACATACTGTACAGATGTAGGTAAAGTAACCTTATCTCCAGTATTACATGTTAATGCAGATGATGCAGAAGCTGTAGTACATGCGATAACGTTTGCTTTAGATTTTAGAATGGAATTTAAACGAGATGTGTTTATCGATTTATTGGGTTATAGAAAGTATGGTCATAATGAAGGAGATGAACCTCGATTTACACAGCCAAAATTATATAAAGCGATTTCAAAACATAGTAACCCTAGAGATATTTATGCTGAAAAATTATTAGCAGAAAATGTTATTGATAATAATTATGTTTTAGAATTAGAAAAAACTTATAAAGCATCTTTAGAAGAAAAACTAGAAGATTCTCGTAAAGAAGATAAAACTGTAATCACACCATTTATGCAAGATGCATGGCAAGGTTTTAATCTTGCAGATGAAAATGTAATGGTTAATGATGTAGATACTACTTACTCAAAAGAAAAATTATCTAAAATAACGGATGTTATTTCTACTTTACCTAGCGACAAAAAATTTATTCGTAAAATAGAGCGTCTAATTCAGTCAAGAAAGAAAATGTATGATGAAGATAAATTAGATTGGGCAATGGCAGAACATTTAGCCTATGGGTCTTTATTAGAAGAAGGCTTTAATGTTAGAATATCTGGCCAGGATGTTGAACGTGGTACTTTTTCTCATCGACATGCAGTAGTAAAAGTTGAAGATAGCGAAGAAGAGGTGATCTTGTTAGAAAATGTAAGTGATACTCAAGGACAATTCTCTATTTATAACTCACTGCTTTCAGAATATGGGGTTGTAGGTTTTGATTATGGTTATGCTATGGCAAGCCCAAATACATTGACTATTTGGGAAGCACAGTTTGGAGATTTTGGTAACGGAGCACAAATTATGTTAGACCAATATATTTCTTCTGCAGAGGATAAGTGGAAACTTCAAAACGGATTGGTAATGTTATTGCCTCATGGGTATGAAGGACAAGGTGCAGAACATTCATCTGGGCGTATGGAACGCTATTTACAATTATGTGCAAAAGATAATATGTTTGTTGCAGATTGTTCTACACCAGCCAATATGTTTCATTTGCTGCGTAAACAGATGAAAGCAGATTACAGAAAACCATTAATTGTATTTACACCAAAAAGTTTATTACGTCATCCAAAAGTAGTGTCTTCAGTATCAGAATTTGCCAATGGAAGTTTTCAAACTGTCATTGATGATGCTACTGCAAAAATTTCTAATATAAAAACATTAGTTTTTGTAACAGGTAAATTTTATTATGATTTATTAGAAGAACAAGAAAAACTAGAACGTCAGGATGTTGCATTGGTAAGAATAGAGCAACTATTTCCTTTACCTGTTGATGCTATTCAAGATATATTGAAAAAGTATAAGAATGCAAATGATATAGTTTGGGCGCAGGAAGAGCCAAGAAATATGGGAGCATATAGTCATATATTAATGCATTTAGAAGTGGCTAAAAATTTCAGACCAGCAACAAGAAGAGCTTATGGAGCTCCAGCAGCAGGAAGCTCAACTCGATCTAAAATACGTCATCAAGAAGTTATAGATTACGTGTTTGATAGCACAAAAAACAATCAGAGATATTAA
- a CDS encoding 2-oxoglutarate dehydrogenase complex dihydrolipoyllysine-residue succinyltransferase: MILEMKVPSPGESITEVEIAEWLVQDGDYVEKDQAIAEVDSDKATLELPAEASGTITLKAEEGDAVEVGAIVCLIDTSAAKPQAGEASVKEEQKETPKAELPKTTPIVETKTYASGTASPAAKKILDEKGISTSEVLGTGVDGRITKEDAVQAIPSMGSPTGGSRGTSRSKMSMLRRKVAERLVEAKNTTAMLTTFNEVDMSPIFELRKEYKEVFKAKHGVGLGFMSFFTLAVVRALKLYPAVNSMIDGKEMLTYDFVDVSIAVSGPKGLMVPVIRNAENLTFRGVEAEVKRLAIRARDGQITVDEMTGGTFTISNGGVFGSMLSTPIINPPQSGILGMHNIVERPVAIDGQVVIRPIMYVALSYDHRIIDGKESVGFLVAVKEALENPQELLMDNDIKKALEL; the protein is encoded by the coding sequence ATGATTTTAGAAATGAAAGTTCCTTCACCAGGGGAGTCAATTACAGAAGTTGAAATTGCAGAATGGTTAGTGCAAGATGGGGATTATGTAGAAAAAGATCAAGCTATAGCTGAGGTTGATAGTGATAAAGCGACTCTTGAACTTCCAGCGGAAGCTAGTGGAACAATTACACTCAAAGCTGAAGAAGGAGATGCAGTAGAGGTTGGAGCAATAGTATGCTTAATAGATACAAGTGCTGCCAAACCACAAGCAGGAGAAGCATCAGTTAAAGAAGAACAAAAAGAAACTCCTAAAGCAGAACTTCCAAAAACTACTCCTATTGTAGAAACTAAGACTTATGCGAGCGGTACAGCTAGTCCAGCAGCTAAAAAGATTTTAGATGAAAAAGGAATATCTACAAGTGAAGTTTTAGGAACTGGAGTTGATGGTAGAATTACAAAAGAAGATGCTGTTCAAGCAATACCTTCTATGGGATCACCTACTGGTGGAAGTAGAGGAACTTCAAGAAGTAAAATGTCAATGTTGCGTCGTAAAGTTGCAGAACGTCTAGTTGAAGCTAAAAATACAACAGCAATGTTAACGACCTTTAATGAGGTGGATATGTCTCCAATATTTGAACTTCGTAAAGAATATAAAGAAGTGTTTAAAGCGAAACATGGTGTTGGTTTAGGATTTATGAGTTTCTTTACTTTGGCAGTAGTTAGAGCATTAAAACTATACCCAGCAGTAAATTCTATGATAGATGGTAAAGAAATGCTAACTTATGATTTTGTTGATGTTAGTATTGCTGTATCTGGACCAAAGGGATTAATGGTACCAGTAATTAGAAATGCAGAAAATTTAACATTTAGAGGTGTAGAGGCTGAAGTAAAACGTTTAGCAATTCGTGCACGTGATGGGCAAATTACTGTAGATGAAATGACAGGAGGCACTTTTACGATTTCTAATGGTGGTGTATTTGGTAGTATGCTATCTACTCCAATCATTAATCCACCGCAAAGCGGTATTTTAGGAATGCATAATATTGTTGAGAGACCAGTTGCTATAGATGGACAAGTAGTAATAAGACCTATTATGTATGTTGCTTTATCTTATGATCATAGAATTATTGATGGTAAAGAAAGTGTAGGGTTTTTAGTAGCTGTAAAAGAAGCTTTAGAGAATCCTCAAGAATTATTAATGGATAATGACATTAAAAAAGCTTTAGAATTATAA
- a CDS encoding DNA-binding response regulator, with product MQPSIIIADDHPLILKGLHDFLIEKKFDIIDSATDGKAAFELILKHRPDIAILDIRMPLMTGLEIAKACKVKGINTKIAVITFEKSAELYYEAINLGVYGYILKEFALVEIEKCIKSILLDTPYFSPELMKHLESLNIPKGFELLTGTEKRIIELISKNQTAAEIAELQEVSIRTIEKHRSNIIKKLNLTHKPNTLLIWAKENQDFF from the coding sequence ATGCAACCATCCATAATTATCGCGGATGACCATCCTCTCATTTTAAAAGGTCTCCATGATTTTCTAATCGAAAAAAAATTTGATATCATAGATAGCGCAACAGATGGTAAAGCTGCTTTCGAACTCATATTAAAACACCGCCCAGATATTGCTATTCTTGATATTAGAATGCCTTTAATGACCGGTTTAGAAATAGCTAAAGCTTGTAAAGTAAAAGGCATTAATACAAAAATTGCTGTAATCACTTTTGAGAAAAGTGCTGAACTTTATTATGAAGCTATCAATTTAGGAGTTTATGGGTATATTTTAAAAGAATTTGCACTGGTTGAAATTGAAAAATGTATTAAATCTATATTATTAGACACCCCCTATTTTAGTCCAGAGCTTATGAAACATTTAGAATCCCTTAACATCCCTAAAGGTTTTGAGCTCTTAACCGGAACTGAAAAAAGGATAATAGAATTAATCTCTAAAAACCAAACTGCAGCAGAGATTGCAGAACTTCAAGAAGTTTCTATTAGAACTATTGAAAAACATAGAAGTAATATTATAAAAAAATTAAACCTTACTCATAAACCGAATACACTTCTTATTTGGGCAAAAGAAAATCAAGATTTCTTTTAG
- a CDS encoding alpha-ketoglutarate decarboxylase — protein sequence MLFTFGCFLFTSSVFTQNRNSDHFWNHVRFGGGIGLSFGDGFFSGTLAPSAIYQFNNQFSLGIGLNGSYSNSRNDFNSTILGASIISLFNPIYEIQLSAEFEQLNVTQNFDDPIFIDDNFWFPALYLGIGYNSGNVTFGVRYDVLYDDDDSIFADPWAPFVRVYF from the coding sequence ATTCTCTTTACCTTTGGGTGTTTTCTTTTTACATCATCTGTTTTTACACAAAATAGAAATTCTGATCATTTTTGGAATCATGTTCGCTTTGGAGGGGGCATAGGACTAAGTTTTGGAGATGGCTTTTTTAGTGGGACTTTAGCGCCTAGTGCTATATATCAATTTAATAATCAATTTTCATTGGGCATTGGACTTAATGGCTCGTATTCAAATAGTCGAAATGATTTTAACTCTACAATTCTTGGAGCTAGCATTATAAGTTTATTTAATCCCATTTATGAAATACAATTATCTGCTGAGTTCGAGCAATTAAATGTGACTCAAAATTTTGATGATCCAATTTTTATAGATGATAATTTTTGGTTTCCAGCACTATACCTAGGTATTGGTTATAATTCTGGCAATGTAACTTTTGGTGTTCGATATGATGTATTGTATGATGACGACGATAGTATTTTTGCAGATCCTTGGGCGCCATTTGTGCGTGTTTACTTTTAA
- a CDS encoding polyprenyl synthetase family protein: MQSIETYQNKFLNYLEKNSEFGEPNNLYAPIKYILELGGKRLRPVLTLMTSEIFGVTYKKALDAALAVEVFHNFSLVHDDIMDNAPLRRGKDTVHEKWDVNTGILSGDAMLILAYQLFENYDSDVFRDLAKLFSKTAIQVCEGQQYDVDFEIIDNVSVEEYLKMIEYKTAVLVGAAMQMGAIVAGASLECQSAIYEFGRNLGLAFQLQDDYLDAFGNAETFGKQVGGDIIENKKTYLYIKALEFSSEEDKMQLQHLFSFSSHNNNEKIEVVKHIFKESGAAEMTQKEIENYTNKAFSILEAINITEDKKAILRTFGEALMIRNV; encoded by the coding sequence ATGCAATCAATAGAAACATATCAAAATAAATTTCTAAATTATTTAGAAAAAAACTCTGAATTTGGAGAGCCAAATAATCTTTACGCACCTATTAAATATATTTTAGAATTAGGAGGGAAACGTCTAAGACCAGTATTAACCTTGATGACTTCTGAGATTTTTGGTGTTACATATAAAAAAGCACTTGATGCTGCTTTGGCGGTTGAAGTGTTTCATAATTTTTCTCTAGTCCATGACGATATTATGGATAATGCTCCGTTACGAAGAGGTAAAGACACTGTTCACGAGAAATGGGATGTGAATACTGGGATTTTATCTGGTGATGCAATGCTAATTTTAGCATATCAGCTTTTCGAAAATTATGATAGTGATGTATTTAGAGATTTAGCAAAATTATTTAGTAAAACAGCAATACAAGTTTGTGAAGGGCAACAGTACGATGTAGATTTTGAAATTATAGACAATGTTTCTGTTGAGGAGTATTTAAAAATGATAGAGTATAAGACTGCTGTTTTAGTAGGAGCAGCAATGCAGATGGGAGCCATTGTAGCTGGTGCTTCTCTTGAGTGTCAAAGTGCAATTTATGAATTTGGAAGAAATTTAGGACTAGCATTTCAATTGCAAGATGACTATTTAGATGCTTTTGGTAATGCAGAAACTTTTGGCAAGCAAGTTGGAGGTGATATTATAGAGAATAAAAAAACATATTTATATATAAAAGCATTAGAATTCTCTTCAGAAGAAGATAAAATGCAATTACAACACTTATTTAGTTTTTCGTCTCATAACAATAATGAAAAAATAGAGGTCGTAAAGCATATTTTTAAGGAAAGTGGCGCAGCAGAAATGACTCAGAAAGAAATTGAAAATTATACAAATAAAGCTTTTTCTATTTTAGAAGCGATTAATATAACAGAAGATAAAAAAGCAATTTTAAGAACATTTGGAGAAGCCTTAATGATTAGAAATGTATAA
- a CDS encoding acid protease, whose translation MVLKDFLSEKGYIRIKLKLIKTNHFEVKAIINGTKGRFILDTGASASCVGFEAIENFKLNVQDSKIKAAGAGATDMHTQVSKKNKITIGKWKQEKVTLVLFNLVHVNTALTNHGSDSVNGIIGADILKKGKAIIDYHKKYLYLKP comes from the coding sequence ATCGTGTTAAAAGATTTTCTATCTGAGAAAGGATATATTAGAATTAAATTAAAGCTTATTAAAACCAATCATTTTGAAGTAAAAGCTATTATCAATGGTACAAAAGGACGTTTTATATTAGATACCGGAGCTTCTGCTTCTTGTGTTGGATTTGAAGCTATAGAAAACTTTAAGTTGAATGTGCAAGATTCTAAAATTAAAGCTGCTGGAGCTGGTGCTACAGATATGCATACGCAAGTATCTAAAAAAAACAAAATTACTATTGGTAAATGGAAACAAGAAAAAGTGACTTTAGTTTTATTTAATCTTGTTCATGTAAATACAGCACTAACAAATCACGGGTCAGATTCTGTTAATGGAATTATTGGAGCTGATATTTTAAAAAAAGGAAAGGCTATTATAGATTATCATAAAAAATATTTATATCTTAAGCCGTAA